The following are encoded together in the Vigna angularis cultivar LongXiaoDou No.4 chromosome 9, ASM1680809v1, whole genome shotgun sequence genome:
- the LOC108347655 gene encoding CDPK-related kinase 3, whose product MGQCYGKSNLTPENEATAAEGATVGTAIAVAGSADVPLSPLPVKGTPARASPWPSPYPHGGGVTPSPARGTPRRFFRRSFAPPSPAKHIRASLAKRLGHAKTPKEGPIPEEEAAGAVATEQSLDKSFGYGKNFGAKYEIGKEVGRGHFGHTCYAKGKKGELKDQPVAVKIISKAKMTTAIAIEDVRREVKILKALSGHQHLVKYHDAFEDANNVYIVMELCEGGELLDRILSRGGKYSEEDAKVIVLQILSVVAFCHLQGVVHRDLKPENFLFTSRSEDADMKLIDFGLSDFIRPDERLNDIVGSAYYVAPEVLHRSYSLEADIWSIGVIAYILLCGSRPFWARTESGIFRAVLRADPNFDDLPWPTASAEAKDFVKRLLNKDYRKRMTAVQALSHPWLRDDSRPLPLDILVYKLVKAYVLATPLKRAAVKALSKALPEDELPYLMAQFRLLGPNRDGLISLDNFKMALVQNATEAMRESRVVEIINAMEPLAYRNMDFEEFCAAAISTYQLEAHERWEDIASAAFEHFEGEGNRLISVEELARELNLGPSAYSTLKDWIRNSDGKLNLLGYTKFLHGVTVRSSNPRHR is encoded by the exons ATGGGTCAGTGCTACGGCAAGTCCAATCTCACGCCGGAAAATGAGGCTACAGCCGCAGAGGGAGCCACAGTTGGCACCGCTATCGCGGTGGCTGGATCCGCTGACGTCCCGCTCTCTCCGCTGCCGGTGAAGGGAACGCCGGCGCGGGCGAGTCCCTGGCCCAGTCCATACCCACACGGTGGCGGTGTGACGCCGTCCCCGGCCAGAGGCACGCCGAGGAGATTTTTCCGGCGGTCGTTCGCGCCGCCGTCTCCTGCGAAGCACATAAGGGCGTCGCTGGCGAAGCGGCTCGGGCACGCGAAGACACCGAAAGAGGGGCCGATCCCGGAGGAAGAAGCGGCGGGAGCGGTGGCGACGGAACAGTCGCTGGATAAGAGCTTTGGGTATGGTAAGAATTTTGGGGCAAAATATGAAATTGGGAAAGAAGTGGGTCGTGGGCATTTTGGTCATACTTGTTATGCTAAGGGGAAGAAGGGCGAACTCAAAGACCAGCCTGTTGCTGTTAAGATCATTTCCAAGGCGAAG ATGACAACTGCAATAGCAATTGAGGATGTTCGCAGAGAGGTGAAGATATTAAAAGCTCTATCTGGCCATCAACATCTTGTCAAATATCATGATGCTTTTGAAGATGCCAACAATGTGTACATAGTTATGGA ATTGTGTGAAGGTGGGGAGCTTCTTGACAGAATTTTGTCAAG GGGAGGAAAGTATTCAGAGGAGGATGCCAAGGTTATAGTTTTGCAGATTCTAAGTGTAGTTGCTTTTTGTCATCTTCAAGGTGTTGTGCACCGTGACCTTAAACCTGAG AATTTCCTCTTCACTTCGAGAAGTGAAGATGCTGACATGAAGCTTATTGATTTTGGTCTATCTGACTTCATCCGTCCAG ATGAACGGCTGAATGACATTGTTGGGAGTGCTTATTATGTTGCACCTGAGGTCCTTCACCGGTCATATAGTCTGGAAGCCGATATATGGAGTATTGGTGTTATTGCCTATATCTTATTATGTGGAAGTCGACCTTTCTGGGCACGAACAGAATCTGGAATTTTTCGTGCAGTGCTTAGAGCTGATCCTAACTTTGATGATTTACCTTGGCCTACTGCCTCTGCAGAAGCCAAGGACTTCGTGAAACGGCTTCTAAACAAGGACTACAGGAAAAGAATGACAGCTGTCCAAGCTCTAA GTCATCCTTGGTTGAGGGATGACAGCCGACCACTCCCTTTAgatatattagtttataaacTAGTGAAGGCTTATGTTCTTGCAACACCACTCAAACGGGCAGCAGTGAAg GCACTTTCAAAAGCCTTGCCAGAGGATGAATTGCCCTACCTTATGGCACAATTCAGATTGTTGGGACCAAACAGAGACGGACTCATCTCCCTTGACAATTTCAAAATG GCTCTTGTACAGAATGCAACTGAAGCAATGAGGGAATCAAGGGTTGTTGAGATCATAAATGCG ATGGAGCCACTTGCCTATAGAAATATGGACTTTGAAGAATTTTGTGCAGCTGCAATCAGCACATATCAATTGGAAGCACATGAAAGGTGGGAAGACATTGCCTCAGCTGCATTTGAACACTTTGAGGGAGAAGGCAACCGTCTGATATCTGTTGAAGAATTGGCCAGA GAGTTGAATCTTGGGCCTTCAGCTTATTCAACTCTGAAAGACTGGATAAGAAATAGTGATGGAAAGCTTAACTTACTTGGATATACAAAATTTTTGCATGGTGTGACTGTCCGTAGTTCAAACCCAAGACACAGGTAG